In the genome of Bradysia coprophila strain Holo2 unplaced genomic scaffold, BU_Bcop_v1 contig_232, whole genome shotgun sequence, one region contains:
- the LOC119075952 gene encoding serine/threonine-protein phosphatase 4 regulatory subunit 2, whose amino-acid sequence MDLENAEEILQILERYTKQKSKTIPDELNGYLSHVAMTGDSVYTWSKVQYFFREKLAHVLKDFHDTTPRTEDLPISRNVDPFNYDTMKTILLERFDLFNAAPFTIQRLSELLSDPKKHYCRLDKFMRALEKNILVVSTVEPGHRTMGSENGDSINGDPLMDINVDVEMDKEPSGSCVTSMDEKETVEAELEPSTDELNTETKTEEGTSEQSDETVTTDDATSSTNGHHSDELNDTIEDVKEEATEDKTDNSSASVEPVKVEVQPAELAESLPEESAAVSEPIVEASPVIPDTEQPKETATEEVDGKVISETDAESSAVATTEAVDDKESVVEKKSEKHALDRDDDDEECQPTAAKLVKIDESSTESTSDTDQLDIAAIDKVPSDEAVISDDDQRPVEVTEPLSEAVLLEENIETTDSVATVLPIVDEPTTTSEAAPVVDEPPTTVDNQTVDDDTAAIPTDAELELDAADDPNNDTASTGNTISSLASTLSNDLDALDEEEEEVDEDALIEPIVADAEQTLLDSPVTLAETDVEMIPSIDGAEQMAVEDTIAPVLASTNVDSAMDATQSIPAADEQMDVLENNSMDQDL is encoded by the exons ATGGACCTTGAAAACGCTGAAGAAATTCTGCAAATATTGGAGCGCTACACAaagcaaaaatcgaaaacaattccGGACGAATTGAACGGTTACTTATCTCATGTTGCAATGACGGGCGATTCGGTGTACACTTGGTCGAAAGTACAGTACTTTTTCCGCGAGAAACTGGCGCACGTATTAAAGGACTTCCATGATACAACACCACGAACGGAAG ATTTGCCCATCAGTCGGAACGTAGACCCCTTCAACTATGACACCATGAAAACCATATTACTGGAACGATTCGACCTATTCAATGCAGCTCCATTCACAATCCAAAGACTCAGCGAACTGCTGAGCGATCCGAAGAAGCACTACTGCCGATTGGACAAATTTATGCGAGCGCTGGAAAAGAACATTTTGG TTGTCAGTACCGTTGAACCGGGTCACCGAACAATGGGCAGTGAAAATGGTGACTCAATCAATGGCGATCCACTGATGGACATCAATGTCGACGTGGAAATGGACAAAGAACCGAGCGGTAGCTGTGTTACGTCGATGGATGAGAAAGAGACCGTCGAAGCAGAACTAGAACCGAGCACAGACGAGTTGAATACAGAAACTAAGACTGAAGAGGGTACAAGCGAACAGTCTGACGAGACGGTCACTACGGACGACGCTACTTCCAGCACAAACGGTCATCACAGCGACGAGTTAAATGACACAATCGAAGACGTTAAGGAAGAAGCGACCGAGGACAAAACGGATAATTCCAGTGCCAGTGTTGAACCTGTTAAGGTGGAAGTACAACCGGCGGAACTTGCTGAAAGTTTGCCGGAAGAAAGTGCAGCCGTCAGTGAACCGATCGTCGAAGCCTCACCAGTCATTCCGGACACAGAACAACCAAAGGAAACTGCAACTGAGGAAGTAGATGGAAAAGTGATTTCCGAAACAGATGCTGAAAGTAGTGCAGTAGCGACAACAGAAGCCGTGGATGATAAAGAGAGTGTTGTCGAAAAGAAGTCAGAGAAACATGCACTGGACCGTGATGACGACGACGAAGAATGTCAGCCAACGGCAGCAAAATTAGTAAAAATCGATGAGTCGTCCACTGAATCAACGTCCGATACGGATCAACTTGATATTGCTGCGATCGATAAAGTTCCATCGGACGAAGCGGTGATTTCGGACGATGATCAACGCCCCGTCGAAGTAACAGAACCTCTATCCGAAGCAGTATTACTAGAAGAGAATATAGAAACGACTGACAGTGTGGCAACCGTTCTGCCGATTGTTGACGAACCAACCACAACTAGTGAAGCAGCGCCGGTCGTCGATGAACCACCGACTACTGTCGATAATCAAACAGTTGACGATGACACTGCAGCCATTCCAACCGATGCAGAACTTGAATTGGATGCAGCTGACGATCCGAACAACGATACAGCGTCAACCGGTAACACAATATCGTCGCTAGCCTCAACACTATCAAATGATCTCGATGCATTGGATGAGGAGGAGGAAGAGGTGGACGAAGATGCACTCATTGAGCCAATCGTAGCCGATGCTGAACAGACTTTACTGGACTCGCCGGTTACTCTGGCGGAAACAGATGTCGAAATGATTCCATCGATTGACGGTGCCGAACAAATGGCCGTTGAAGATACGATAGCACCAGTGTTAGCATCAACGAATGTAGATTCGGCTATGGATGCCACACAAAGCATTCCGGCTGCGGACGAACAAATGGATGTGCTCGAAAATAATTCGATGGATCAAGATCTGTAG